In Dama dama isolate Ldn47 chromosome 20, ASM3311817v1, whole genome shotgun sequence, a single window of DNA contains:
- the NEU2 gene encoding sialidase-2, producing MASCPVLQREKVFQSGDHIYRIPALLYLPQQETLLAFAEERTSKKDEHAKLIVLRRGSYDATTHQVQWHSQEAVSQAQLQGYRSMNPSPLHDETTGTIFLFFIAIPGQVSEQHQLESRVNMTRLCQVTSRDHGRSWSPAIDLTDSVIASAHSDWATFAVGPGHCLQLHNPTRSLVVPAYAYRCLSSLQAPSPSAFCLVSHDHGSTWARGSFVAQGTLECQVAEVGDGQQKVVYLNARSPFRVRVQAQSANNGLDFNQSQSVQKLVEPPHGCQGSIIGFPSPHAGSEPPAWWLLYTHPTDPQQRSNLGVYLNRWPPTPATWSEPTLLAPGSCAYSDLQSMGTGPDGSPQFGCLYESNDYKEIVFVMFTLKQAFPAEFLPQ from the exons ATGGCGTCCTGCCCCGTCCTGCAGAGGGAGAAGGTGTTCCAGTCGGGAGACCACATCTACAGAATCCCGGCTCTGCTCTACCTGCCTCAGCAGGAGACCCTACTGGCCTTTGCAGAAGAGCGGACGAGCAAGAAGGACGAGCATGCCAAGCTCATTGTCCTGCGCAGGGGAAGCTACGATGCAACCACCCACCAGGTCCAG TGGCACTCGCAGGAGGCGGTGTCCCAAGCCCAGCTGCAGGGCTACCGATCcatgaacccaagccccctgcatgaTGAGACCACGGGTaccattttcctcttcttcatcgcCATCCCCGGGCAGGTGTCGGAGCAACACCAGCTGGAGAGCAGGGTCAACATGACACGCCTGTGCCAGGTCACCAGCCGGGACCACGGCAGGTCCTGGAGCCCCGCCATCGACCTCACAGACTCCGTCATTGCCTCCGCCCACAGCGACTGGGCCACGTTCGCGGTGGGCCCCGGGCACTGCCTGCAGCTGCACAACCCCACGCGGAGCCTGGTGGTGCCGGCCTACGCGTACCGCTGCCTCTCCTCCCTGCAGGCGCCTTCCCCCTCCGCCTTCTGCTTGGTCAGCCACGACCACGGGTCCACTTGGGCGAGAGGGAGCTTCGTGGCCCAGGGCACCCTGGAGTGCCAGGTGGCCGAAGTCGGGGATGGGCAACAGAAGGTGGTGTATCTGAATGCAAGAAGCCCCTTCCGAGTCAGGGTCCAGGCCCAGAGTGCCAACAACGGCCTGGATTTCAATCAGTCTCAGTCAGTGCAGAAGCTGGTGGAACCCCCCCACGGCTGCCAAGGGAGCATCATTGGCTTCCCCAGCCCCCACGCAGGCTCCGAACCCCCGGCCTGGTGGCTGCTCTACACCCACCCGACTGACCCACAGCAGAGATCCAACCTGGGCGTGTACCTCAACCGGTGGCCCCCCACGCCCGCTACCTGGTCGGAGCCCACCCTGCTGGCTCCCGGCAGCTGTGCTTACTCAGACCTGCAGAGCATGGGCACCGGCCCTGACGGGTCACCCCAGTTTGGGTGTCTGTATGAATCGAATGATTACAAGGAGATCGTCTTTGTCATGTTCACCCTGAAACAAGCCTTCCCAGCTGAGTTTTTGCCGCAGTGA